The following is a genomic window from Parabacteroides johnsonii DSM 18315.
CGAAAAAGGCCGGACACAGAGCAAGCCGATCGTATAGCTGGACAAAGCGATCCCCACACTCGCCGTATCGATTCCTAAAACTTCCACCAGATAGACCGGCATCGTCGGCATCAACATATAAAAAGAGAAGTTCATCAGGAAATAGGAAATACAGCATTGCACGAAATTCCGGTTCCACAATATGGGTTTATGATCTTCCATTTTATTCACGCCAGCTCGCTTAATTCCAGCCAGCGCATTGTCTTTTCGTCTATTTCTTCTATTACTTTTGCGATTCGTCCGGATTTGGCCAGCAGCTCGTCATTACTCAACATGCCACTGCTCATGGCCGTTTCTAACTCGGCTTTTTCGGCTTCGAGCTGAGGAATCTCGACTTCGAGCGCTTCAAACTCCTTGCGTTCCTTGAAAGTCAGTTTCTTTTTCTGCTCCTTTTCAGGACGCGGCGTTTTTTCCACAGCAGAAGCCATTTTTGCCTGGCGTGCCGCTTCAGCCTCTTTTTCCAACTGGTCCTGCACCTCTTTCCATTCACGATATTGCGTGTAGTTGCCCGGAAAATCCTTTATATCGGCATTCCCCCGGAACACCAGCAGATGATCAACCACTTTATCCATAAAATAGCGGTCGTGCGACACGACGATCGCACATCCTTTGAAATTACGCAGATACTCCTCCAGCACGTTCAACGTGACGATATCCAGGTCGTTCGTCGGCTCGTCGAGCACAAGAAAGTTCGGGCTACGCATCAAGACCGTGCAAAGATACAAACGGCGTTTTTCTCCCCCACTCAGCTTGTAAACGTAGTTATGCTGTTTCTCCGGAGCAAAAAGGAAATAGTTCAGGAACTGTGAAACACCCATCTTCTTCCCGTCACCCAAATCGACATATTCCGCGATATTCTGGACCACATCGATCACCTTCATCTGCTCGTCGAACTGGAGGCCGTCCTGACTGTAATAACCGAACCGAACCGTTTCGCCCACGTCAAAACGGCCACTGTCAGGCTCCACTTCCCCCATCAGCATCTTGATAAAAGTGGATTTTCCCGTTCCGTTATTCCCGACAATCCCCATCTTTTCGTAACGGGCGAATACATAATTGAAATCTTCCACGATCTTCAGATCACCGAAACTTTTCGAGACATGCTCCGCCTCGAAAATCTTCGATCCGATATACGAAGCCTTCACATCCAGATTGACGTTACCGGCCTCATGCTGCTGTTTGGCTTTCTTTTCCAGCTCGTAAAAAGCATCGATCCGGTACTTCGCCTTTGTCCCGCGAGCCTGCGGCTGGCGGCGCATCCAGTCGAGCTCCTTACGAAGCAGGTTGCTGGCCCGATCCACCTCGGCATTCAACGCATCCATCCGCTCCTGTCGTTTTTCCAAATAATAGCTGTAATTCCCCTTATACTGATAAATCTGTTTCCGGTCTATCTCGATAATCTCGCTACAGACACGGTCCAGAAAATAACGGTCGTGCGTCACCATCAAAATACTAATGTTCGCGCGAGAAAGATATCCTTCCAACCATTCAGTCATTTCCAAATCCAGGTGGTTGGTCGGCTCGTCAAGGATGATCAGTTCGGGATCGGTGATCAGTACGTTTGCCAAAGCCACCCTTTTCAACT
Proteins encoded in this region:
- a CDS encoding ABC-F family ATP-binding cassette domain-containing protein, with the translated sequence MISYLQIDKLTKSFGDLILFEDITFGIAQGQKVGLIAKNGTGKTTLLNIIAGKEDYDSGAVVFRNDLRVGYLEQTPHYPDGLTVLQACFYSPNETVRLIAEYEQAMASGDHSNLEDILLRMDNLKAWDYEQRAKQILGQLKIYNFDQKVETLSGGQLKRVALANVLITDPELIILDEPTNHLDLEMTEWLEGYLSRANISILMVTHDRYFLDRVCSEIIEIDRKQIYQYKGNYSYYLEKRQERMDALNAEVDRASNLLRKELDWMRRQPQARGTKAKYRIDAFYELEKKAKQQHEAGNVNLDVKASYIGSKIFEAEHVSKSFGDLKIVEDFNYVFARYEKMGIVGNNGTGKSTFIKMLMGEVEPDSGRFDVGETVRFGYYSQDGLQFDEQMKVIDVVQNIAEYVDLGDGKKMGVSQFLNYFLFAPEKQHNYVYKLSGGEKRRLYLCTVLMRSPNFLVLDEPTNDLDIVTLNVLEEYLRNFKGCAIVVSHDRYFMDKVVDHLLVFRGNADIKDFPGNYTQYREWKEVQDQLEKEAEAARQAKMASAVEKTPRPEKEQKKKLTFKERKEFEALEVEIPQLEAEKAELETAMSSGMLSNDELLAKSGRIAKVIEEIDEKTMRWLELSELA